A portion of the Bacillus sp. es.034 genome contains these proteins:
- a CDS encoding MFS transporter — protein sequence MMNILKTKNNIYLLYFYLFFAQLFFDRALWVIYLGDKGMTLGEIGVLEALLHLAIVLFEVPTGMIADLYGRKVSLVIGNLFSLLYGLFMLLSGNFSMFTLAFLSMGLMVTLHSGAEQAFAYDTLKNDKREKDYTRVIGSMTAISLLSLSLAKFLGGFMAEVSWEWVYGSTIVTHVLAVVPLLFMKEPEQEDRRDQWTLVQSVDPPIPIGN from the coding sequence ATGATGAACATATTAAAAACAAAAAACAATATCTATTTACTATACTTTTATCTCTTTTTTGCCCAGCTGTTTTTCGACCGGGCACTATGGGTCATCTATCTTGGCGACAAGGGAATGACATTGGGCGAGATCGGGGTGTTGGAGGCCCTTCTCCACTTGGCCATTGTATTATTCGAGGTTCCGACGGGGATGATTGCCGATTTGTACGGGAGGAAGGTCAGCCTAGTGATTGGGAATCTGTTCAGTCTCCTATACGGATTGTTTATGCTCTTGAGCGGTAACTTCTCCATGTTCACCCTGGCGTTTCTGTCCATGGGGCTCATGGTCACCCTCCATTCTGGTGCTGAGCAGGCATTTGCCTACGATACATTGAAGAATGACAAACGGGAAAAGGATTATACCCGGGTGATCGGAAGCATGACGGCGATTTCCCTGTTATCCCTGAGCCTGGCGAAATTCCTCGGAGGTTTCATGGCGGAAGTGAGCTGGGAATGGGTGTACGGATCCACCATCGTCACCCACGTCCTCGCCGTCGTTCCTTTGTTGTTCATGAAAGAACCGGAGCAGGAAGACCGAAGAGATCAGTGGACGCTGGTACAATCAGTGGATCCACCAATTCCGATTGGGAATTAA